One part of the Rothia sp. ZJ932 genome encodes these proteins:
- the orn gene encoding oligoribonuclease: protein MSELNERIVWIDCEMTGLSLEQDALIEVAALVTDGELNILGEGVDLVIKPDPAAVEQMDDFVRNMHTVSGLIDELEGGMSMQDAQREVLEYIKKYVPEPRKAVLGGNSVGTDKTFLVRDMPELVDYLHYRVIDVSTVKELSRRWFPKALWNAPAKTGNHRALGDIRDSIDELRYYRGTVFVEAPGPDSETSQEVARQVAQTRQPLGD, encoded by the coding sequence ATGAGTGAATTGAACGAACGTATTGTGTGGATTGACTGCGAGATGACCGGGCTGTCTCTTGAGCAGGACGCCTTGATTGAGGTTGCAGCACTGGTAACTGATGGCGAGCTGAATATCTTGGGTGAGGGCGTTGACCTAGTCATTAAGCCTGACCCTGCTGCTGTTGAGCAGATGGACGATTTTGTGCGCAATATGCATACGGTTTCAGGTCTGATTGATGAACTTGAGGGCGGAATGAGCATGCAGGACGCCCAGCGTGAGGTTCTTGAGTACATCAAGAAGTATGTGCCTGAACCCCGCAAGGCTGTTCTGGGCGGCAATTCCGTGGGCACTGACAAGACCTTCTTGGTGCGTGATATGCCTGAGCTGGTGGATTACTTGCACTATCGCGTCATTGATGTTTCAACCGTTAAAGAGCTCTCCCGCCGCTGGTTCCCCAAGGCGCTGTGGAACGCTCCTGCAAAGACGGGTAATCACCGTGCGCTGGGTGATATCCGAGATTCTATTGATGAGTTGCGTTACTACCGTGGCACCGTTTTTGTGGAGGCACCGGGGCCTGATAGCGAAACATCGCAGGAGGTTGCCCGTCAGGTGGCGCAGACCCGTCAGCCTTTGGGTGATTAG